In Chryseobacterium turcicum, a single window of DNA contains:
- a CDS encoding YfgM family protein, whose product MAKLGKNAPNEQEGKETVEFFKDLDREALNTERFLEKYQKPLSAAFIGLVVGVLAYFGYQQFVVAPKNTEAVKTYLAAQKNLTEGKDKEALGGKSAANPGFLGTFNEYSSTKVGKLSAYNAGLLKLKEGKFQEAHDLLDKFSSDNKTLMAMKFGAMADAKSGLNKNDEALALLDKAASASDDPYTSYYFTRKAGIVALGMKKNAEAKKYFATIDEKYQDYDNGMSDSYIEMTKYLN is encoded by the coding sequence ATGGCAAAATTGGGAAAAAATGCTCCAAACGAGCAAGAAGGTAAAGAAACAGTGGAATTCTTTAAAGACCTTGATAGAGAGGCTTTAAACACAGAAAGGTTCCTAGAAAAATATCAGAAACCATTAAGTGCTGCTTTCATAGGATTAGTAGTAGGGGTTTTAGCGTATTTTGGATACCAACAATTTGTGGTAGCTCCCAAAAACACTGAAGCCGTAAAAACTTATTTGGCAGCACAGAAAAACCTTACTGAAGGTAAAGATAAAGAAGCTTTAGGTGGAAAATCTGCAGCTAACCCAGGATTTTTGGGAACTTTCAACGAATATTCTTCTACGAAAGTGGGTAAATTGTCTGCTTACAATGCAGGTTTATTAAAACTAAAAGAAGGAAAGTTTCAGGAAGCTCATGATCTTTTAGACAAATTTTCATCTGATAACAAAACATTGATGGCTATGAAATTTGGTGCAATGGCAGATGCAAAATCAGGTCTTAATAAAAATGACGAGGCATTAGCATTATTAGACAAAGCTGCTTCAGCTTCTGATGATCCGTACACTTCTTATTATTTTACAAGAAAAGCAGGTATTGTAGCTTTAGGAATGAAGAAAAACGCAGAAGCTAAAAAATACTTTGCAACAATCGACGAAAAATATCAGGACTACGACAACGGAATGTCTGATTCTTATATCGAAATGACTAAATATTTAAATTAA
- the ypfJ gene encoding KPN_02809 family neutral zinc metallopeptidase, producing MKWTEDRSTNVDDRRASGGSGGAIVGGGLGTLIIAAIVFFLGGDPSAILSSGVSNTGAQTEQRELTEADKKIGEMIEMITAENEETWTKVFAENGLKYQPARVVLFRSNTDSGCGMAQSAMGPFYCPTDQSVYMDMSFFNELQEKFGAKVTEFTVAYVMAHEMGHHVQNLLGTLNETDKARRSRRYSEAQLNQISVATELQADFYAGVWSRITGDREKSFIEPGDLEAAMNAAEAVGDDNIQKRSQGYVNQESFTHGSSAQRKEWFMKGYNTGDIKQGDTFSQLLR from the coding sequence ATGAAATGGACTGAAGACAGAAGCACAAACGTAGACGACAGGCGCGCTTCGGGCGGTAGTGGCGGTGCAATTGTTGGTGGTGGATTAGGCACATTAATTATCGCAGCTATTGTGTTTTTCCTGGGCGGTGATCCTTCGGCAATTCTTTCTTCAGGAGTTTCAAATACCGGAGCTCAAACGGAGCAAAGAGAGCTTACAGAAGCTGACAAAAAAATTGGTGAGATGATTGAAATGATTACCGCCGAAAACGAAGAAACATGGACTAAAGTTTTTGCAGAAAATGGCCTTAAATATCAACCAGCAAGAGTAGTTTTATTTAGAAGTAATACAGATTCCGGATGTGGTATGGCACAATCTGCAATGGGACCGTTTTATTGCCCGACAGATCAATCTGTTTACATGGACATGAGTTTTTTTAATGAGCTTCAAGAGAAATTTGGCGCTAAAGTAACCGAATTTACCGTTGCTTACGTAATGGCTCACGAAATGGGGCATCACGTACAAAATCTTTTAGGAACTTTAAATGAAACCGATAAAGCAAGACGTAGCAGAAGATATTCTGAAGCACAGCTTAATCAGATTTCTGTAGCAACAGAACTTCAGGCTGATTTTTATGCCGGAGTTTGGTCTAGAATTACCGGAGACAGAGAAAAATCCTTTATTGAACCCGGAGATTTAGAAGCCGCAATGAACGCTGCTGAAGCAGTAGGTGACGACAACATTCAGAAAAGATCACAAGGATATGTAAATCAGGAAAGTTTTACCCACGGCTCATCGGCTCAGCGTAAAGAATGGTTTATGAAAGGATATAATACCGGAGATATCAAACAAGGCGACACTTTTAGTCAACTTTTAAGATAA
- a CDS encoding DUF3078 domain-containing protein, giving the protein MRKILLPISILLGIFVSSQEVNVEKLAVDTTKVWSIQAQNTLMLNQAAFSNWIGGGANNVGWLAGVNYNLTYEKGKYLWENVIVLGYGQNNTKGVGTRKTQDVINLSTNFGKEFMKNWYLSAGASLQSQFAAGYEDGNNPAAAKISNFMAPGFVNVGVGVTYRPNDNFTMTLRPANARMTFVMDEDLQKAGIYGLKNDGDSMLFQFGFLGTAIYKMKLMENVSLINTGSVFSNYIDHPERLVLSYGAVLNMKINKFISTNITLDVLYDHNQIQKTQLKQTLGVGFAYNIDNGVKRSERKDNQSWLKK; this is encoded by the coding sequence ATGAGAAAAATTTTATTACCGATTTCCATACTTCTGGGAATTTTTGTTTCTTCTCAGGAAGTGAATGTTGAAAAACTAGCTGTAGATACTACAAAAGTTTGGTCTATTCAAGCTCAAAATACTTTAATGCTCAATCAGGCTGCCTTTTCAAATTGGATAGGTGGCGGGGCCAACAATGTAGGCTGGCTTGCCGGTGTAAACTATAACCTAACTTACGAAAAAGGAAAGTATCTCTGGGAAAACGTCATTGTTTTGGGGTACGGACAAAATAATACAAAAGGAGTGGGAACCCGAAAAACTCAGGATGTTATCAATTTATCCACCAATTTCGGGAAAGAGTTTATGAAAAACTGGTATCTTTCTGCGGGTGCTAGTTTACAGTCGCAGTTTGCAGCAGGTTACGAAGATGGTAATAATCCTGCAGCGGCTAAAATTTCAAACTTTATGGCACCAGGTTTCGTCAATGTTGGGGTTGGGGTTACCTATCGACCGAATGATAATTTTACAATGACTTTAAGACCAGCGAATGCAAGAATGACCTTTGTAATGGATGAAGACCTTCAGAAAGCAGGAATCTATGGTTTGAAAAATGATGGCGATTCTATGTTATTCCAGTTTGGTTTCTTGGGAACAGCAATTTATAAGATGAAATTAATGGAAAATGTTAGTTTGATTAATACAGGATCTGTATTTTCAAATTATATAGACCATCCTGAAAGATTAGTGCTTTCTTATGGCGCTGTTTTAAACATGAAAATCAACAAATTTATTTCAACCAATATTACACTAGATGTGTTGTATGATCATAATCAAATTCAGAAAACACAGTTGAAGCAGACTTTAGGAGTTGGCTTTGCCTATAATATTGATAATGGGGTAAAAAGATCTGAAAGAAAAGACAACCAGTCGTGGTTAAAGAAATAA
- a CDS encoding glutathionylspermidine synthase family protein gives MKRIQSQFRKNWEHKLENLGFGYHSLEGLYWDESHYYEFSSEEINKIENATTELWQMCLQAVDYIIEKNLWDKFNIPEWFRSYIITSWEEDHPSIYGRFDFGFDGENLKLLEFNADTPTSLYEASVIQWYWLQEMFPYKDQFNSIHEKLVDYWMYLKKYMNPHYLYFASLTNIEDVTNVEYLRDCATQAGFETEFIPIQDIGWAEDIEEFIAGDRTIMEYIFKLYPYEWILEDGFGEKLVKNNFRSQWMEPAWKILLSSKAILPILWEMFPNHPYLLECYFEAKHLKDFVKKPIYSREGANVSLFKNNVAIEENEGDYGKEGFIYQQLFELPNFEGNYPVIGSWVIGQESAGIGIRESVHLITNNQSRFIPHLIDSNKIYIQEKEL, from the coding sequence ATGAAAAGAATACAATCGCAATTCAGAAAAAATTGGGAACATAAACTTGAAAATCTCGGTTTTGGCTATCATTCTTTGGAAGGACTTTATTGGGACGAGAGCCATTATTACGAATTTTCATCAGAAGAAATCAATAAAATAGAAAACGCAACGACCGAATTGTGGCAGATGTGTCTTCAGGCTGTAGACTATATTATTGAAAAGAATCTTTGGGACAAATTCAATATTCCGGAATGGTTTAGAAGCTATATTATTACCAGCTGGGAAGAGGATCATCCTTCCATTTACGGGAGATTTGATTTTGGTTTTGATGGTGAAAATTTAAAGTTACTCGAGTTTAATGCAGATACGCCAACTTCTTTATATGAGGCTTCGGTCATTCAATGGTATTGGCTGCAGGAGATGTTTCCTTACAAAGATCAGTTTAATTCTATTCATGAAAAGCTGGTTGATTATTGGATGTATCTTAAAAAATACATGAACCCGCATTATCTATATTTTGCGTCATTAACGAATATTGAAGACGTAACGAATGTAGAATATTTACGAGACTGTGCCACGCAAGCAGGTTTTGAAACAGAATTTATTCCCATCCAAGATATTGGCTGGGCAGAAGATATTGAAGAGTTTATTGCCGGAGACAGAACTATTATGGAGTATATTTTTAAATTATATCCTTACGAATGGATTCTGGAAGATGGTTTTGGCGAAAAATTAGTTAAAAATAATTTCAGATCTCAATGGATGGAGCCGGCATGGAAAATACTTCTTTCCTCAAAAGCTATTTTGCCGATTCTTTGGGAGATGTTTCCTAATCATCCCTATTTGTTGGAGTGTTATTTTGAGGCAAAACATTTAAAAGATTTCGTTAAAAAACCTATCTATTCAAGAGAAGGAGCCAATGTGAGTCTGTTTAAAAATAATGTTGCAATAGAAGAAAATGAAGGCGATTATGGCAAAGAAGGTTTTATTTATCAGCAGTTATTTGAGCTTCCAAATTTCGAGGGAAATTATCCTGTCATCGGAAGTTGGGTTATTGGGCAAGAATCTGCAGGAATTGGAATTAGAGAAAGCGTACATTTAATTACCAATAATCAAAGTAGATTTATCCCTCATTTGATAGATTCAAATAAAATTTATATACAAGAAAAGGAGCTGTAA
- a CDS encoding HesB/IscA family protein produces the protein MIKVSDQAKVKAIQLMTEDGFNPAEDYIRVGVKSGGCSGLEYMLGFDNKQNETDQIFEDNGIKIVVEKKSILYLAGTILEYSGGLNGKGFIFNNPNASRTCGCGESFSL, from the coding sequence ATGATAAAGGTTTCAGATCAAGCAAAGGTAAAAGCAATTCAACTGATGACAGAAGATGGCTTTAACCCTGCTGAAGATTATATAAGAGTTGGGGTAAAAAGCGGTGGATGTTCAGGACTAGAGTATATGTTAGGTTTCGACAATAAGCAAAACGAAACAGATCAGATTTTTGAAGACAACGGAATAAAAATCGTAGTTGAAAAAAAATCTATACTTTACTTGGCAGGTACCATTTTAGAGTATTCCGGAGGTTTGAATGGGAAAGGATTTATTTTCAATAATCCCAATGCATCCAGAACGTGTGGTTGTGGAGAGAGTTTTAGCTTATAA
- a CDS encoding GLPGLI family protein, translating to MKKLGILAIALLAQVTFAQTNRFVYQVSSKSDASNKDEIKTENAYLDISAEKSMFYSENRIKRDSVMKANFQSGGARGFNRDQMESLRSNINYTIEKNKKDQKIVYKDRLGRDQYSYEEDRPLNWKILSETTKIGDYKVQKAETDFGGRKWTAWFTTDLPYQDGPYKFNGLPGLIVKAEDSTGDYSFDLMKNYKISDFPEMVTFGNVMKVKRTDYVKQQEKYKTDPASFMNNQRGGGGISAPMRIGGGGGNQNPADMRKRMEERVKEEAKQNSNPIELK from the coding sequence ATGAAAAAATTAGGCATTCTTGCTATAGCCTTGTTGGCACAGGTTACTTTTGCACAAACCAACAGATTTGTGTATCAGGTAAGTTCGAAATCTGACGCGAGTAATAAAGATGAAATTAAAACTGAAAACGCATATTTAGATATTTCAGCAGAAAAATCAATGTTTTATTCTGAGAATAGAATTAAAAGAGATTCTGTGATGAAAGCCAATTTTCAAAGTGGGGGAGCGAGAGGGTTTAACAGAGATCAGATGGAAAGTTTGAGGTCAAACATCAATTATACGATTGAAAAAAATAAAAAAGATCAGAAAATTGTTTACAAAGACCGCTTGGGTAGAGATCAATATTCTTACGAAGAAGACCGACCTTTAAATTGGAAAATTCTTTCTGAAACCACAAAAATTGGTGATTATAAAGTACAAAAAGCAGAAACCGATTTTGGCGGAAGAAAATGGACCGCTTGGTTTACTACAGATCTTCCTTATCAGGATGGCCCCTATAAATTTAATGGTCTTCCCGGTTTAATTGTAAAAGCGGAAGATTCTACAGGAGATTATTCTTTCGATTTAATGAAAAACTATAAAATTTCTGACTTTCCTGAAATGGTTACATTTGGGAACGTTATGAAAGTAAAAAGAACGGACTATGTAAAGCAACAAGAAAAATATAAAACTGATCCGGCTTCTTTTATGAATAATCAACGTGGAGGTGGAGGAATTTCTGCTCCAATGAGAATTGGAGGTGGTGGTGGAAACCAAAATCCTGCCGATATGAGAAAGCGAATGGAAGAAAGGGTAAAAGAAGAAGCTAAACAAAATAGCAATCCTATAGAATTGAAATAA
- the ribH gene encoding 6,7-dimethyl-8-ribityllumazine synthase, whose product MATVNLSDYKPLNITNAEDFSIGIVFSEWNDFVTYNLRDAALEILAKEGVKAENIKQFSVPGAFELNYASMQLCKERKFDAVIAIGCVIRGETPHFDFVCDAVAQGIKDCNILTDTPTIFCVLTDDTKEQSIARSGGDLGNKGVEAAVTALSMIQFKRNLSDKKGNIGFGN is encoded by the coding sequence ATGGCAACAGTTAATCTTTCAGATTACAAGCCACTTAATATAACCAATGCCGAAGATTTTTCTATCGGCATTGTTTTTTCTGAGTGGAATGACTTTGTAACATACAATCTACGTGACGCAGCTTTAGAAATCCTTGCAAAAGAAGGTGTAAAAGCTGAAAACATAAAACAGTTTTCCGTACCCGGAGCTTTTGAATTAAACTATGCAAGTATGCAGCTTTGTAAAGAACGAAAGTTTGATGCTGTCATTGCAATAGGATGCGTTATCAGAGGAGAAACTCCACATTTTGATTTCGTTTGTGATGCCGTAGCACAAGGTATTAAAGACTGTAATATTTTGACCGATACCCCAACTATTTTCTGTGTTTTGACTGACGATACCAAAGAGCAGTCAATTGCCAGGAGCGGTGGTGATTTAGGTAATAAAGGCGTTGAAGCAGCTGTAACAGCTTTAAGCATGATTCAATTTAAAAGAAATCTTTCTGATAAAAAAGGAAATATCGGCTTTGGAAATTAA
- a CDS encoding adenine phosphoribosyltransferase, with translation MASQELIKKLEATIENIPDFPIPGIQFKDISPIFLDPKLYEAVIQDLVKFSKGKVDAVCGIESRGYLFGIAIAAALEVPFILIRKKGKLPPPIISEKYDLEYGSAEIETREGQIKKGQRILIHDDLLATGGTTEAAAKLVEKQGAKVVQFSFLIGLKELKGDEKLKKFNAEIYHTLEY, from the coding sequence ATGGCGTCTCAGGAACTCATCAAAAAGTTGGAAGCAACCATAGAAAATATCCCTGATTTTCCGATTCCGGGAATTCAGTTTAAAGATATTTCTCCTATTTTTCTTGATCCTAAATTGTATGAAGCGGTAATCCAAGATTTGGTAAAATTCAGTAAAGGAAAAGTAGATGCAGTCTGCGGAATAGAAAGCCGTGGCTATCTTTTCGGAATTGCCATTGCAGCAGCTTTAGAGGTTCCATTTATTTTAATTAGAAAAAAAGGAAAACTTCCACCACCGATTATCTCCGAGAAATACGATTTGGAATATGGAAGTGCCGAAATAGAAACCAGAGAAGGACAAATAAAAAAAGGTCAGCGCATCTTAATACATGATGATCTTTTAGCAACCGGCGGAACGACAGAAGCAGCCGCAAAACTGGTAGAAAAGCAAGGTGCAAAAGTAGTACAGTTTAGTTTTTTAATTGGTTTAAAAGAGTTGAAAGGCGACGAAAAACTTAAAAAATTCAACGCTGAAATCTATCACACTTTAGAATATTAA
- the sufC gene encoding Fe-S cluster assembly ATPase SufC — MLQIKNLHARIEDGAQILKGINLEIKPGEVHAIMGPNGAGKSTLSSVIAGKEDYEVTEGEILFDGENIIEDAPEERAHKGIFLSFQYPVEIPGVSVTNFIKAALNENRKANGLEDMPAKEMLAMIREKSEKLGIKKDFLSRSLNEGFSGGEKKRNEIFQMMMLNPKLAILDETDSGLDIDALRIVADGVNTFKNEGNAVLLITHYQRLLNYIQPDFVHVLANGKIIKTGDKSLALELEAKGYDWLLN; from the coding sequence ATGTTACAAATCAAAAACTTACACGCCAGAATTGAAGATGGCGCACAAATATTAAAAGGAATTAATCTTGAAATAAAGCCGGGCGAAGTTCACGCAATCATGGGACCAAACGGTGCCGGAAAATCTACGCTTTCATCTGTCATTGCAGGGAAAGAAGATTATGAAGTGACAGAAGGTGAAATTTTATTTGATGGTGAAAACATCATCGAAGATGCTCCTGAAGAAAGAGCTCACAAAGGTATTTTCCTTTCTTTTCAGTATCCAGTAGAAATCCCTGGAGTTTCTGTGACCAATTTCATTAAAGCTGCTTTAAATGAAAACAGAAAAGCAAACGGACTGGAAGATATGCCTGCAAAAGAAATGTTGGCAATGATTCGTGAAAAATCTGAGAAATTAGGTATTAAAAAAGATTTTCTTTCTAGATCATTAAACGAAGGTTTTTCGGGAGGTGAGAAAAAAAGAAACGAAATCTTCCAAATGATGATGCTAAATCCTAAATTAGCTATTTTGGATGAAACCGATTCAGGATTAGATATCGATGCTTTGAGAATTGTTGCAGATGGTGTAAATACATTCAAAAACGAAGGAAACGCCGTTCTTTTGATTACGCATTACCAAAGATTATTAAATTATATTCAGCCTGATTTTGTACACGTTTTAGCAAACGGAAAAATTATCAAAACAGGTGACAAATCTTTAGCATTAGAATTAGAAGCTAAAGGATACGATTGGCTTTTAAATTAA
- the uraH gene encoding hydroxyisourate hydrolase, translated as MKKLLYLFFVIIFSSVSAQENKEFQLSSHILDITLGKPVENVDVKLEKYNETTKQWISVINKKTDKNGRIGDFLPKGKDSKSNYGKYKLIFFTEDYFKNKNMESFYPFIEVVFQIQDNQHYHVPITLSPFGYSTYRGS; from the coding sequence ATGAAAAAGTTATTATACCTATTTTTTGTAATTATATTTTCAAGTGTTTCGGCTCAGGAAAATAAAGAATTTCAGCTTTCGAGCCATATTCTGGATATCACCCTTGGAAAACCTGTTGAAAATGTAGACGTGAAGTTGGAAAAATACAATGAAACTACAAAACAATGGATCTCGGTCATTAACAAAAAGACTGATAAAAATGGTAGAATTGGAGACTTTTTACCCAAAGGAAAAGATTCAAAAAGTAATTACGGAAAATATAAATTAATATTCTTTACAGAAGATTATTTTAAAAATAAAAACATGGAAAGCTTTTATCCATTTATAGAAGTGGTATTTCAGATTCAAGACAATCAACATTACCACGTGCCAATCACATTGTCACCTTTTGGATACTCTACTTACAGAGGAAGCTAG
- the sufD gene encoding Fe-S cluster assembly protein SufD, with the protein MSLNEQILNNHSEFLSTLRHRFLDETRVEALGKFAQIGFPTKKDEEYKYTNIKEIIEKDYNFFPKESHNITKEQLDELHLGEEYFDWIVFVNGQLHKELSKISIENAEFLSFNYALNDENHKDVFDQYFNTIAAKDLAFTNLNQAYCKYGFFLKVPKNVVIEKPIHVFYLSQNQEENTFYNTRNLLIVEDGAKVEVIESHHNFDETYVFTNSVTEIFTSPNAKADWHKLQNDSDTSYLVDHTFAKQERDSLTTVNTFSFGGKIVRNNLDFIQNGPNINSFMNGITIIGKDQLVDHHTAVHHNQPNCESYQNYKGIFKDKSHGVFNGKVFVDKIAQKTNAYQQNNNVLLSEGATIDTKPQLEIFADDVKCSHGCTVGQLNEDALFYLRARGISKKEAQALLLFAFANDAMQNIDIEPLKEKISKLLTEKLEVSIEF; encoded by the coding sequence ATGAGTTTAAACGAACAAATTTTAAACAATCACAGCGAATTTCTTAGTACACTTCGTCATCGTTTTTTAGATGAAACGAGAGTTGAAGCATTGGGGAAATTTGCTCAGATTGGCTTTCCTACAAAGAAAGACGAGGAATATAAATATACCAACATTAAAGAAATCATCGAGAAAGATTACAATTTTTTCCCGAAAGAAAGTCATAATATCACCAAAGAACAGCTTGATGAGCTGCATCTGGGTGAAGAATATTTTGACTGGATTGTTTTCGTTAATGGTCAGCTTCATAAAGAGCTTTCTAAAATATCTATCGAAAATGCAGAATTTTTGTCTTTCAATTATGCATTGAATGATGAGAATCACAAAGATGTTTTCGATCAATATTTTAATACGATTGCTGCAAAAGATTTAGCTTTTACCAATTTGAATCAGGCGTATTGCAAATATGGTTTTTTCCTGAAAGTGCCTAAAAATGTTGTGATTGAAAAACCAATCCATGTTTTTTACCTTTCTCAAAATCAGGAAGAAAACACGTTTTACAATACAAGAAACTTACTCATTGTAGAAGACGGCGCAAAAGTAGAAGTAATTGAAAGTCACCACAATTTTGATGAAACCTATGTTTTCACCAATTCTGTGACTGAAATTTTCACATCTCCAAACGCTAAAGCAGATTGGCATAAATTGCAGAATGACAGCGACACTTCTTATTTGGTAGATCATACGTTTGCAAAACAGGAAAGAGACAGTTTAACGACAGTAAATACATTCTCTTTTGGTGGGAAAATCGTAAGAAATAATTTAGATTTCATTCAAAACGGACCGAATATCAATTCTTTCATGAACGGAATCACGATTATCGGAAAAGATCAATTGGTAGATCATCACACTGCGGTTCATCACAATCAGCCAAACTGTGAAAGCTACCAAAACTATAAAGGTATTTTTAAAGATAAATCTCACGGAGTTTTCAACGGAAAAGTTTTTGTAGATAAAATCGCGCAAAAAACCAATGCTTATCAGCAGAACAACAACGTTCTTTTAAGCGAAGGTGCTACAATTGATACAAAACCTCAGTTGGAAATTTTTGCAGACGATGTGAAGTGTTCTCACGGTTGTACTGTTGGACAGTTGAATGAAGACGCTTTATTCTATCTAAGAGCAAGAGGAATTTCTAAAAAAGAAGCTCAGGCTTTATTGTTGTTTGCTTTTGCTAATGATGCGATGCAGAATATCGACATTGAGCCTTTAAAAGAGAAAATTTCAAAACTTCTTACAGAAAAATTGGAAGTAAGTATTGAGTTTTAA
- the sufB gene encoding Fe-S cluster assembly protein SufB: protein MSKYTEDDLRVDLENKKYEFGWETKIDYEDFPIGLNEDIVRAISAKKEEPEWMTEWRLESFKIWLKMTEPEWANIKYEKPDFQAIKYYAAPKANPQLESLDDVDPELLATFAKLGINIEEQKRLSNVAVDIVIDSVSVKTTFQDTLAEKGIIFCSISEAIKNHPDLVRKYLGKVVPRGDNFYAALNSAVFSDGSFCYIPKGVRCPMELSTYFRINQAGTGQFERTLVIADEGSYVSYLEGCTAPSRDENQLHAAVVELIAMDNAEIKYSTVQNWYPGNEEGKGGVFNFVTKRGLCEYKAKISWTQVETGSAVTWKYPSCILKGDGSIGEFYSIAVTNNHQYADTGTKMIHIGKNTKSTIISKGISAGKSQNSYRGQVKVMPSAKGARNFSQCDSLLMGNECGAHTFPYIEIKDPTAQLEHEATTSKIGEDQIFYCNQRGIDTERAIALIVNGFSKEVLNKLPMEFAIEAQKLLEISLEGSVG from the coding sequence ATGAGTAAATATACTGAAGACGACTTAAGAGTCGATTTAGAAAATAAAAAATATGAATTTGGTTGGGAAACCAAAATCGATTATGAAGATTTTCCAATTGGTTTAAACGAAGATATTGTTCGTGCAATTTCTGCTAAGAAAGAAGAGCCGGAATGGATGACAGAATGGCGTTTGGAATCATTCAAGATTTGGTTGAAAATGACTGAGCCTGAATGGGCAAATATCAAGTATGAAAAACCAGATTTCCAAGCGATAAAATATTACGCTGCGCCAAAAGCAAATCCACAATTGGAAAGCTTAGATGACGTTGATCCAGAATTATTGGCAACTTTTGCAAAATTAGGAATCAACATCGAAGAGCAGAAAAGACTTTCAAACGTTGCTGTAGATATCGTAATAGATTCAGTTTCTGTAAAAACAACTTTTCAGGATACATTAGCTGAAAAAGGAATTATCTTCTGTTCAATCTCTGAGGCGATTAAGAATCACCCAGATTTAGTAAGAAAATATCTTGGAAAAGTAGTTCCAAGAGGTGATAACTTCTACGCAGCATTGAATTCTGCAGTATTTTCTGATGGAAGTTTCTGTTATATTCCAAAAGGGGTAAGATGTCCAATGGAATTATCAACGTATTTCCGAATCAATCAGGCAGGAACAGGTCAGTTTGAAAGAACACTTGTAATTGCTGATGAAGGAAGTTATGTTTCTTATTTGGAAGGTTGTACCGCTCCATCAAGAGATGAAAACCAGCTGCACGCTGCTGTTGTAGAATTAATTGCAATGGATAATGCCGAAATTAAATATTCTACCGTTCAAAACTGGTACCCAGGAAATGAAGAAGGAAAAGGTGGTGTTTTCAATTTCGTAACCAAAAGAGGACTTTGTGAATATAAAGCAAAAATCTCTTGGACTCAGGTTGAAACAGGTTCTGCTGTAACTTGGAAATATCCTTCTTGTATTTTGAAAGGTGATGGCTCAATTGGTGAGTTCTACTCTATCGCAGTAACCAACAATCATCAATATGCCGACACCGGAACTAAGATGATTCACATCGGAAAGAATACAAAATCAACCATTATCTCTAAAGGAATTTCTGCAGGAAAATCTCAAAACTCATACAGAGGACAGGTAAAAGTAATGCCTTCTGCAAAAGGAGCCAGAAACTTTTCTCAGTGTGACTCTTTATTGATGGGTAACGAATGTGGTGCACATACTTTCCCTTACATCGAGATTAAAGACCCTACAGCTCAGTTAGAACATGAAGCTACAACTTCAAAAATTGGTGAAGACCAGATTTTCTACTGTAACCAAAGAGGAATTGATACCGAAAGAGCAATTGCTTTGATTGTAAATGGTTTCAGTAAAGAGGTTTTAAATAAACTTCCAATGGAGTTTGCTATTGAAGCTCAAAAATTACTAGAGATTTCTTTGGAAGGTTCTGTAGGATAA